One Stenotrophomonas sp. SAU14A_NAIMI4_5 DNA segment encodes these proteins:
- the mazG gene encoding nucleoside triphosphate pyrophosphohydrolase codes for MSDTPTAGSAASTELERLLAIMARLRDPQGGCPWDLEQNFATIAPYTIEEAYEVADAIDRGDLDDLCDELGDLLLQVVFHARMAEEQGAFAFAEVARAISDKMKRRHPHVFADVSVDDADGVMRNWDAIKRAERSAKGDQDTSALAGISRGLPEWQRAVKLQSRAAKVGFDWPGPLPVLDKAAEELQELREEFERGDIAGNKARLQEELGDLLFVCANLARHADIDLGAALRGANHKFERRFRAMEAQAGAQGERLAALDLDAQEALWQHAKAAEKA; via the coding sequence ATGAGCGACACCCCCACCGCCGGCAGTGCCGCCAGCACCGAACTGGAGCGCCTGCTGGCGATCATGGCGCGCCTGCGCGATCCGCAGGGCGGCTGCCCCTGGGACCTGGAGCAGAACTTCGCCACCATTGCCCCGTACACCATCGAGGAAGCGTACGAGGTCGCCGATGCGATCGACCGCGGCGACCTGGACGATCTCTGCGATGAACTGGGCGACCTGCTGCTGCAGGTGGTGTTCCATGCGCGCATGGCCGAGGAGCAGGGCGCGTTCGCCTTCGCCGAGGTGGCGCGCGCGATCAGTGACAAGATGAAGCGCCGCCATCCGCATGTGTTTGCCGATGTCAGCGTGGACGATGCCGATGGCGTGATGCGCAACTGGGACGCGATCAAGCGTGCCGAGCGCTCAGCCAAGGGCGACCAGGACACGTCGGCGCTGGCCGGCATCTCGCGTGGGCTGCCCGAGTGGCAGCGTGCGGTGAAGCTGCAGTCGCGCGCGGCCAAGGTCGGCTTCGACTGGCCCGGCCCGCTGCCGGTGCTGGACAAGGCGGCCGAGGAGCTGCAGGAACTGCGCGAGGAATTCGAGCGCGGCGACATCGCCGGCAACAAGGCGCGGCTGCAGGAAGAACTGGGTGACCTGCTGTTCGTCTGCGCCAACCTGGCCCGCCATGCCGACATCGACCTGGGCGCGGCGCTGCGTGGTGCCAACCACAAGTTCGAACGCCGCTTCCGCGCCATGGAAGCGCAGGCGGGCGCGCAGGGCGAGCGCCTGGCCGCGCTGGACCTGGATGCGCAGGAAGCGCTGTGGCAGCACGCCAAGGCCGCGGAGAAGGCGTGA
- the cysQ gene encoding 3'(2'),5'-bisphosphate nucleotidase CysQ, with protein MIKLTTELRETTIAIAQEAGQAIMQVYSDGFDVTLKADDSPVTAADLAADRIIQQGLRQLTPDLPILSEESAMVPWEQRQHWGAYWLVDPLDGTREFVKRNGEFSVNIALIYQGAPAFGVVQAPVTGIVWHAMRGELAYRRQGLHDSVLRTRTPATAPLRVAASRSHRSPETIALLERMGDIETVAQGSSLKFCRIAEGGLDVYPRLGPTSEWDTAAGQCVLHAAGGAVLSASSGKPFRYNRRSTLLNGDFIALGDTSLPWRDWLSD; from the coding sequence ATGATCAAGCTGACCACCGAGCTGCGCGAGACCACGATCGCCATCGCCCAGGAAGCGGGGCAGGCGATCATGCAGGTCTACAGCGATGGTTTCGACGTCACCCTGAAGGCCGACGACAGTCCGGTGACCGCGGCCGATCTCGCCGCCGACCGGATCATCCAGCAGGGCCTGCGCCAGCTGACCCCCGACCTGCCGATCCTCTCCGAGGAATCGGCGATGGTGCCGTGGGAACAGCGCCAGCACTGGGGCGCCTACTGGCTGGTCGACCCGCTGGATGGCACCCGCGAATTCGTAAAGCGCAACGGCGAGTTCAGCGTCAACATCGCGCTGATCTACCAGGGCGCGCCGGCCTTCGGCGTGGTCCAGGCGCCGGTGACCGGCATCGTCTGGCACGCCATGCGTGGCGAGCTGGCCTACCGCCGCCAGGGCCTGCACGACAGCGTGCTGCGCACGCGCACGCCGGCCACCGCGCCGCTGCGGGTCGCTGCCAGCCGCTCACACCGTTCGCCGGAAACCATCGCCCTGCTCGAACGCATGGGCGACATCGAAACGGTGGCGCAGGGCTCCTCGCTGAAATTCTGCCGCATCGCCGAAGGTGGGCTGGACGTGTACCCGCGGCTGGGCCCGACCTCCGAATGGGATACCGCCGCCGGCCAGTGCGTGCTGCACGCGGCCGGTGGCGCGGTGCTCTCGGCCAGCAGTGGCAAGCCGTTCCGCTACAACCGCCGCAGCACCCTGCTGAACGGTGATTTCATCGCCCTTGGCGACACCAGCCTGCCGTGGCGGGACTGGCTGTCCGACTGA
- the nudE gene encoding ADP compounds hydrolase NudE: MNDDRSGRRLPIIHRITDEENGPFQRQHLDLEFSNGEHRRFERLVSRGHGAVVVVPMLDEETVLLVREYAAGVHRYELGLVKGRIDAGETPEQAADRELKEEAGYGARQVDVLRAMTLAPTYMSHQSWLVVARDLYPEKLAGDEPEELEVVPWKLAELDQLMLREDFSEGRSLAALFIARQWLQGRR; the protein is encoded by the coding sequence ATGAACGACGACCGCAGCGGCCGTCGCCTGCCGATCATCCACCGGATCACCGACGAGGAGAACGGCCCCTTCCAGCGCCAGCACCTGGACCTGGAGTTCTCCAACGGTGAACACCGGCGTTTCGAGCGCCTGGTCAGCCGTGGCCATGGCGCCGTGGTGGTGGTGCCGATGCTGGACGAGGAGACCGTGCTGCTGGTGCGTGAATACGCCGCCGGCGTGCACCGCTACGAGCTGGGCCTGGTCAAGGGCCGCATCGATGCCGGTGAAACGCCTGAACAGGCCGCCGACCGCGAACTGAAGGAAGAGGCCGGCTACGGCGCGCGCCAGGTCGACGTGCTGCGCGCGATGACCCTGGCGCCGACGTACATGAGCCACCAGTCGTGGCTGGTGGTGGCGCGCGACCTGTACCCGGAAAAGCTGGCCGGCGACGAGCCGGAAGAGCTGGAAGTGGTGCCGTGGAAGCTGGCCGAACTGGACCAGCTGATGCTGCGCGAGGACTTTTCCGAAGGGCGCTCGCTGGCCGCGCTGTTCATCGCGCGCCAGTGGCTGCAGGGACGCCGATGA
- the bioA gene encoding adenosylmethionine--8-amino-7-oxononanoate transaminase, whose protein sequence is MLADPTPSPLARQWQKRDLQVLWHPCTQMREHPDTLPLVPIARGQGAWLIDHDGNRYLDAVSSWWTNLFGHAEPRIGAAIAAQAGQLEQVMLAGFSHEPAILLAERLLALAPRQSGRAPLAKVFYADNGSAGVEVALKMAFQYFQNRGETRRTRFIALENGYHGETLGALALGDIPLYRRVYAPLLAEGLFAPSPDAYLAEPGQSAADRARQAADGLATLFDQHPGEICAVILEPRLQCAGGMRMHDPVYLQRVRELCDAHGAFMIADEIATGFGRTGTMFACEQAGVMPDLMCLSKGLTGGFLPLAAVLASQALYDAFLDDSRERAFLHSHSYTGNPLACAAALATLDIFRDEDVIARNRGIASVMGALAAPFADHPHVADVRQAGMVVAFELSRDGNRRTPFNPALRLGLHAYKAALKRGVVLRPLGDVLYWMPPYCVDDEQLELLAHTTLAAIDEAIACA, encoded by the coding sequence ATGCTAGCAGACCCAACCCCCTCCCCGCTGGCCCGGCAGTGGCAGAAACGCGACCTGCAGGTGCTGTGGCACCCGTGCACGCAGATGCGCGAGCATCCGGACACCCTGCCGCTGGTGCCGATCGCGCGTGGCCAGGGCGCCTGGCTGATTGACCACGACGGCAACCGCTACCTGGACGCGGTCAGCAGCTGGTGGACGAATCTGTTCGGTCATGCCGAACCGCGCATCGGCGCGGCCATCGCCGCCCAGGCCGGGCAGCTGGAACAGGTGATGCTGGCCGGGTTCAGTCATGAACCGGCGATCCTCCTGGCCGAGCGCCTGCTGGCGCTGGCGCCGCGTCAGTCCGGGCGCGCGCCACTGGCCAAGGTGTTCTACGCCGACAACGGCTCGGCCGGCGTTGAAGTGGCGCTGAAGATGGCCTTCCAGTACTTCCAGAACCGCGGCGAGACCCGGCGCACGCGCTTCATCGCGCTGGAAAATGGCTACCACGGCGAGACCCTGGGCGCGCTGGCGCTGGGCGACATCCCGCTGTACCGCCGCGTGTACGCGCCGCTGCTGGCCGAGGGCCTGTTCGCGCCCTCCCCCGATGCCTACCTGGCCGAACCGGGGCAGAGTGCGGCCGACCGTGCACGGCAGGCCGCCGATGGCCTGGCCACCCTGTTCGACCAGCACCCCGGCGAGATCTGCGCGGTGATCCTGGAACCGCGCCTGCAGTGCGCCGGCGGCATGCGCATGCATGACCCGGTCTACCTGCAGCGCGTGCGCGAGCTGTGCGATGCGCACGGCGCGTTCATGATCGCCGACGAGATCGCCACCGGCTTCGGCCGCACCGGCACGATGTTCGCCTGCGAACAGGCCGGGGTGATGCCCGACCTGATGTGCCTGTCCAAGGGCCTGACCGGCGGCTTCCTGCCGCTGGCCGCGGTGCTGGCCTCGCAGGCGCTGTACGACGCCTTCCTCGATGATTCGCGCGAGCGCGCGTTCCTGCATTCGCACAGCTACACCGGCAACCCGCTGGCATGTGCGGCCGCCCTGGCCACGCTGGACATCTTCCGCGACGAGGACGTGATCGCGCGCAACCGCGGCATCGCCTCAGTGATGGGCGCGCTGGCCGCGCCGTTCGCCGACCACCCGCACGTGGCCGACGTGCGCCAGGCCGGCATGGTGGTGGCCTTCGAGCTGTCGCGCGACGGCAACCGGCGGACCCCGTTCAACCCGGCGCTGCGGCTTGGCCTGCACGCCTACAAGGCCGCGCTGAAGCGTGGCGTGGTACTGCGCCCGCTGGGCGACGTGCTGTACTGGATGCCACCTTACTGCGTGGATGACGAACAACTGGAGCTGCTGGCACATACCACGCTGGCGGCCATCGACGAGGCGATTGCATGCGCGTGA
- a CDS encoding 16S rRNA (uracil(1498)-N(3))-methyltransferase — MRVTRCPIDLALHSGQTVTLPEETANHLVRVMRLREGDTCVLFNGDGHDYSATLTVASKREVQVRIDAVQAVANESPLAITLLQGIARGEKMDLILQKATELGVSAIVPVNAERTEVKLDAARAEKRVAHWNNVVSSACGQSGRARIPQVGPPLSLAQAAATLPADTLRLTLDPQGAHRLSTLDAAPAGGVVIAIGPEGGWSPRDRDQLAAAGFQGLQLGPRILRTETAGLAAIAALQARLGDLG; from the coding sequence ATGCGCGTGACCCGCTGCCCCATCGACCTGGCGCTGCACAGCGGCCAGACCGTGACCCTGCCGGAAGAGACGGCCAACCACCTGGTGCGGGTGATGCGCCTGCGCGAGGGCGATACCTGCGTGCTGTTCAATGGCGATGGCCACGACTACAGCGCCACCCTGACCGTGGCCAGCAAGCGCGAGGTGCAGGTGCGCATCGACGCGGTGCAGGCGGTGGCCAATGAATCGCCGCTGGCGATCACCCTGCTGCAGGGCATTGCCCGCGGCGAGAAGATGGACCTGATCCTGCAGAAGGCTACCGAGCTGGGCGTCAGCGCCATCGTGCCGGTGAATGCCGAGCGGACCGAGGTGAAGCTGGACGCGGCGCGTGCCGAAAAGCGCGTGGCGCACTGGAACAACGTGGTGAGCTCGGCCTGCGGGCAGTCCGGGCGCGCACGCATTCCGCAGGTGGGTCCGCCGCTGTCGCTGGCGCAGGCGGCGGCGACGCTGCCGGCCGATACGCTGCGGCTGACGCTGGACCCGCAGGGGGCGCATCGGCTGTCGACGCTGGACGCCGCACCGGCGGGGGGCGTGGTCATCGCGATCGGTCCGGAAGGTGGCTGGTCGCCGCGTGACCGTGACCAGCTGGCCGCTGCGGGCTTCCAGGGCCTGCAGCTGGGGCCGCGCATCCTGCGCACGGAAACCGCCGGCCTGGCCGCGATCGCGGCGCTGCAGGCGCGGTTGGGGGATCTGGGGTAA
- a CDS encoding chemotaxis protein CheW: MSYANNDEIRGVLIQSGGERVLLPNATVAEMMSRVAVELVADAPRWLVGQIAWHGWQVPLLSFARLSGLGEEMVGGHNKVVVLKALSGNAQRPYYALLTQNFPQLISVPRDGLLADASEETLPEIVHMRVLLGEKSALLPNLDALESALDSLAA, from the coding sequence ATGAGCTACGCAAACAACGATGAGATCCGTGGCGTCCTGATCCAGTCCGGTGGCGAGCGCGTGCTGCTGCCCAATGCGACGGTGGCCGAAATGATGTCGCGCGTGGCAGTGGAACTGGTGGCCGATGCGCCGCGCTGGCTGGTCGGGCAGATCGCCTGGCACGGCTGGCAGGTGCCGCTGCTGTCCTTCGCCCGCCTGTCCGGCCTGGGCGAAGAAATGGTGGGCGGGCACAACAAGGTGGTGGTGCTGAAGGCCCTCAGCGGCAACGCGCAGCGCCCGTACTACGCGCTGCTGACGCAGAACTTCCCGCAGCTGATCTCGGTGCCGCGCGACGGCCTGCTGGCCGATGCTTCGGAAGAAACTCTGCCGGAGATCGTGCACATGCGCGTGCTGCTGGGTGAAAAGAGCGCGCTGCTGCCGAACCTGGACGCGCTGGAATCGGCGCTGGATTCGCTGGCCGCCTGA
- a CDS encoding chemotaxis protein CheB — protein MSVSDVNPVPAVALLARPGAARERLREALAHADVQIVLEDDPTTLEPQALADAHPQFVVIALEAAIEDALERLEPALSAPGLTLVFDEAELAARRDGWEAQRWGRHLSAKLHGHQQVLPPGAEDEPSLQLEPGRPSPPPVPPKDEVLHAHMEQAQDWAGDVPADSLYTTPAPPATFAEPMSLEQHLAALQAQTPEPAADAVEAPADHAPVPPPVSFDHTAWSLVDEAADTPAAAAPTRDEPVAAPSFDTGRLSLVDLDAGLPAGARAGALLVLAGIGGPDALRRLLGALPTGLAVPVLVHMRLDGGRYGNLVKQMARVSPLPVQLAEAGRRAAPGEVHILSDDIGVRAAADGLHFQTDPLGISIAALPAEHSALVLLSGADLAHVGPALDLAEAGAWVAGQVGEGCYDPAAATAVVAAGMVAGEPQELAQAIAARWAVDEDNGETP, from the coding sequence GTGTCCGTGAGTGACGTCAATCCGGTTCCGGCCGTTGCCCTGCTGGCCCGTCCGGGCGCTGCCCGTGAGCGCCTGCGCGAGGCGCTGGCGCATGCCGATGTGCAGATCGTGCTGGAAGATGATCCGACCACGCTGGAGCCGCAGGCGCTGGCCGATGCGCATCCGCAGTTCGTGGTGATCGCCCTGGAAGCGGCCATCGAGGACGCGCTGGAGCGGCTGGAGCCGGCGTTGTCGGCGCCGGGCCTGACCCTGGTGTTCGACGAGGCCGAACTGGCCGCGCGCCGCGACGGCTGGGAAGCGCAGCGCTGGGGCCGGCATCTGTCGGCCAAGCTGCACGGCCACCAGCAGGTGCTGCCGCCGGGCGCCGAAGACGAACCCAGCCTGCAGCTGGAACCGGGCCGGCCTTCGCCGCCGCCGGTACCGCCGAAGGATGAAGTCCTGCACGCGCACATGGAGCAGGCCCAGGACTGGGCCGGCGACGTGCCGGCCGACAGCCTGTACACCACACCTGCACCGCCGGCGACGTTTGCTGAACCGATGTCGCTGGAACAGCACCTGGCCGCGTTGCAGGCGCAGACGCCGGAGCCCGCTGCCGATGCAGTGGAGGCGCCGGCGGACCATGCGCCCGTGCCGCCGCCGGTGTCCTTCGATCACACCGCCTGGTCGCTGGTCGACGAGGCCGCCGACACACCGGCCGCCGCCGCGCCCACGCGCGACGAGCCGGTGGCCGCACCGTCGTTCGACACCGGCCGCCTGAGTCTGGTCGACCTGGATGCCGGCCTGCCTGCCGGTGCACGCGCCGGGGCGCTGCTGGTGCTGGCCGGCATCGGTGGACCCGATGCGCTGCGCCGCCTGCTGGGCGCGCTGCCGACCGGGCTGGCCGTGCCGGTGCTGGTGCACATGCGCCTGGACGGGGGCCGCTACGGCAACCTGGTCAAGCAGATGGCACGGGTATCGCCGCTGCCGGTGCAGTTGGCCGAGGCCGGCCGCCGCGCGGCGCCGGGCGAGGTCCACATCCTGTCCGACGACATCGGCGTGCGTGCCGCGGCCGATGGCCTGCATTTCCAGACCGACCCGCTGGGTATCTCGATTGCCGCGCTGCCGGCCGAACACAGCGCCTTGGTCCTGCTCAGCGGTGCCGACCTGGCCCATGTCGGCCCGGCCCTGGACCTGGCCGAGGCCGGTGCCTGGGTGGCAGGGCAGGTGGGTGAAGGCTGCTATGACCCCGCCGCGGCAACCGCCGTGGTCGCTGCCGGCATGGTGGCCGGTGAACCGCAGGAACTGGCGCAGGCCATCGCGGCGCGCTGGGCCGTGGACGAGGACAATGGAGAGACGCCATGA